The Chloroflexota bacterium genome includes a region encoding these proteins:
- a CDS encoding OsmC family protein — MAVRKAHVVWNGTLKEGSGTMKGGSGAFDVAYSYTTRFEEKPGTNPEELIGAAHAGCFSMFLSALLTDEGFTPNSITTTAKVHLRQGPTITLIELDTVADVPGLDDAKLQELALAAKENCPVSKALAGPEIQMAATLAGGS, encoded by the coding sequence ATGGCAGTTCGAAAAGCACACGTGGTTTGGAACGGTACGCTGAAAGAGGGCAGTGGCACCATGAAAGGTGGCAGTGGTGCCTTTGATGTGGCCTATTCCTACACCACGCGCTTCGAGGAAAAACCAGGCACCAACCCGGAGGAACTGATCGGCGCTGCCCATGCCGGCTGTTTTTCCATGTTCCTCTCCGCCCTGCTGACCGACGAGGGCTTCACCCCAAACAGCATCACCACCACCGCCAAGGTCCACCTGCGCCAGGGTCCCACCATCACCCTCATCGAACTGGACACCGTGGCCGATGTACCCGGCCTGGACGACGCCAAGCTGCAGGAGCTGGCCCTGGCGGCCAAGGAAAACTGCCCCGTCTCCAAAGCCCTGGCCGGGCCGGAGATCCAGATGGCGGCAACGCTGGCCGGTGGGAGCTAG